The sequence AAGTTAATATGGGATAAATCTGCCTGAAATATTGCTTTAATGGTATCAGATTGTACAATTCGAGATTTGTATATAACAACGATAGCATTTATAAACATATTAATATCTTTTTTAGTTATTACTGGTTCTTTAGTGGAGGTAGTTTGTTAGCGGATTTTATTCACTGAGGGGATGATTTTTTTATCCAGAACTAATAGGTCTCCAGGGATATTATATAGATATCTGTGATTTTGATCTGACAAACCACGACACACTCTGGTAATACTCGATAGTAAAGTAAACGTTGATATATTAGTTCCAATAAAAATATCTTTATGCACTGCAATTTCAAAATCAACCACTGAAGCTTCCAGCGAATTCTTTGGATGCATCGCTTCTCCCGCAGAGGATTTTTTTTCTTTCAAACGGAATGAGAACTCTTCCTGTGCCAGATTCACTATTTCCTCAAAAGAGCAAGTAATCGCGCTTTTATCATAAGTAACATACATTGTACCGATGTCTGGTAACGTGTTTTTTATCTTGATGAAAATGTTTCTGCATCGCTCCAGTGGTGATGACGCCACGGTAGAGGACTTATTTTTCCAGGAGTCTTCTATACCCAACGGCCAGTCACTTTCAATTCTTAACTGACATACGGCATCGTAGGGTTCCGACTGTGCGATAAAATAATTAATTTTCTTTTCCATCTCGGCAGACGGGATTAAATATTTAAAAAAGTCTATAATTAGTTCTCTATATTTATAATCTTCATTATCAATGAATTCATTGATAATGGCTTCCCCTTTGAAAAAAAGATCGCTCGGGTTGCATCGCTTTGATACAAAACGGAAAAGGTGATAGTTCCTGACTTTTACATTATATTTTCTCAGAAAAGTGAAAAATGAATCACGGTCAAAAATATCAAATATAGGGATGTTGCGTTGAAAATTTTTGTAAATTAAAGAATAGTATATTTTTTTTGATAAAGTGGAAGTGTCTTTTTTGGCAAGAAAATTTATGAAATGAGGTAAAGTAATAGAAGATTGCTGTTCAATGGCTTCTATAATCAATGCCAGAAGAATCATCTTTTGATTGTTTAGTCCACCCCCTGTTCTTTTAAGAAACAACGTGGTCATAAGTATTTCTCCATTATGCGATCTTGGATCCTGGGTAAAAAATTAATGTATTGTTTTCTTTATTAAATATTTAATGAAATAAAAAATCCCATAACGTTTTTTCCCTTGATAAAAATAATGTTTGGAGCAATATTTAAAATTGCTGACGGTTATCGGTTTTATCAGGGGTTCGTCCCGCCAGGGAGAGTGTTTTTTGGCTTGCATAAAATAATGTGTGCTGGGATAGGCTGCGGCCCACTCATGCCACGGCTTTGTCGGTCCGATATAATGGATGAATATAGTGCTGTTTTTTATTCTAGAAGAGTAGCTTTTTTCTTTATTTTTTGTTAATTCATAGTTAATACTAAACTGTTGGTTGTAATCCTCGCTCAGGAAAATCGTTTTCCCAACGAAGAGCAAATTTAATATATCTTGATCCAGGTAAGATATCTTTTTCCTGATATCATCTCTGGATAGTAAATTCATAGCATTTTCACTAATGTTTTCTCTGTTCCATTGGATCAGGTTTATGAGCAAGAATCCAGCATTAAAATAACCCGATTTTATTCTCTCATCACCTAAAGCTAAAGATCTTTCACTCCACCATTGGCTGTCTCTTTCTGCGACAACCGCTGAAAA comes from Brenneria nigrifluens DSM 30175 = ATCC 13028 and encodes:
- the waaO gene encoding lipopolysaccharide 3-alpha-galactosyltransferase: MYFNRKDVILKKINLNESYNKEDESPVLNIAYGIDKNFLFGCAISIASILLNNKNMNFVFHVFTDYFEDDNVEKFKELAKNYNTEIIIYIVNCDELKKLPSTKNWSYATYFRFIIADYLYPDITRILYLDADIVCKGSLSALSNYPLDTNFSAVVAERDSQWWSERSLALGDERIKSGYFNAGFLLINLIQWNRENISENAMNLLSRDDIRKKISYLDQDILNLLFVGKTIFLSEDYNQQFSINYELTKNKEKSYSSRIKNSTIFIHYIGPTKPWHEWAAAYPSTHYFMQAKKHSPWRDEPLIKPITVSNFKYCSKHYFYQGKKRYGIFYFIKYLIKKTIH